A stretch of Brachyhypopomus gauderio isolate BG-103 chromosome 3, BGAUD_0.2, whole genome shotgun sequence DNA encodes these proteins:
- the LOC143510135 gene encoding nipped-B-like protein A yields the protein MEHLDPDEEEEVGENAAAVRNKAISALLEGTGGAKLHNHHQAQMDEYDSEGDERTAGVSGRGRKAGESADAVLANMSLSVSALDIVALHCPQYRNRPQLGRVLERTADGYSVRWMAGSFSSAWSEARRKEGRKLVPWVETVRLTDIIYRKITLTTANKLSHKLAQTLRALYASKDRNPS from the exons ATGGAACATCTCGAtcctgatgaagaggaggaggtaggGGAGAACGCTGCTGCCGTTCGGAACAAAGCCATCTCCGCCCTGCTGGAGGGGACAGGTGGAGCAAAACTACACAACCACCACCAAGCCCAGATGGACGAGTACGACAGTGAGGGGGACGAGAGGACAGCAGGA GTGTCTGGGCGTGGGAGGAAGGCGGGGGAGAGTGCGGACGCTGTGCTGGCTAACATGAGCCTGTCTGTGAGCGCTCTGGACATCGTGGCCCTGCACTGCCCACAGTACCGGAACAGACCGCAGCTGGGCCGCGTGCTGGAGCGCACGGCGGACGGCTACAGCGTGCGCTGGATGGCTGGGTCTTTCTCCAGCGCCTGGAGCGAAGCTCGCCGTAAGGAGGGACGCAAGCTGGTGCCCTGGGTGGAGACCGTCCGCCTCACCGACATCATCTACAGAAAGATCACGCTGACCACCGCCAACAAACTTAGCCATAAACTGGCTCAGACGCTGAGAGCTCTGTATGCCAGCAAGGACCGGAACCCCAGCTAA